In one Myxocyprinus asiaticus isolate MX2 ecotype Aquarium Trade chromosome 1, UBuf_Myxa_2, whole genome shotgun sequence genomic region, the following are encoded:
- the LOC127441994 gene encoding apolipoprotein L4-like isoform X1: protein MQKQHPTESSSQDPGIILGMIQKLNPFRFSSQNRTSEPLIVSAAAHTDEKTQGNPEVQTSDMPEVLLSSEGNPLDSEDDEDGLLAWWRIVEGWGEWNESTQFNEKDGEKAIEAAANRVFMAAKLFVHLLNQREVSLQQRILDLLALADAADSFHKKTVTASVGGGVASVAGSITTITGLVMAPFTFGASLIVTAVGIGVATAGGVASASANITDTVHSNTDRKKVEKMIQDYQHEIKDIKECLDFLQAGMETLEEWNFEQYMDSISKKALNLNMKHVLKEGGRAGKALLVNTENLINTVQVLSVAGGAAKAAQVISVTTGVMSGLFLALDVFFLAKGSLELRKGAKTEFATKIREVCKELRDGLQELNCIKQQLQKSMDGVEMVMDEDDDEEEEKEYE from the exons ATGCAGAAACAACATCCCACTGAATCATCTTCACAG gATCCTGGAATAATCCTTGGAATGATTCAGAAACTGAATCCATTCAGGTTTTCCTCACAG AACAGAACCAGTGAACCTCTAATTGTCTCTGCAGCAGCACACACAGATGAGAAAACACAG GGCAACCCTGAAGTTCAAACATCAGACATGCCAGAAGTTCTTTTGTCCAGTGAAGGCAACCCTCTAGATAGTGAGGAT GATGAAGATGGTTTGCTGGCTTGGTGGAGAATTGTGGAAG GTTGGGGAGAATGGAATGAGTCAACACAGTTTAATGAGAAAGATGGAGAAAA AGCAATAGAAGCAGCAGCTAACAGAGTCTTCATGGCTGCCAAACTCTTCGTTCATCTGCTCAACCAGCGGGAGGTGTCGCTACAGCAGCGGATACTTGATTTATTAGCATTAGCCGATGCGGCAGACAGCTTCCACAAGAAAACGGTAACCGCTAGCGTTGGAGGCGGGGTGGCCAGCGTAGCCGGAAGTATCACCACCATCACTGGCCTGGTGATGGCGCCCTTTACCTTTGGGGCTTCTCTTATTGTAACGGCGGTGGGCATCGGTGTTGCGACCGCAGGTGGAGTGGCATCTGCGTCTGCAAATATCACAGACACTGTTCACTCCAACACAGACAGGAAGAAGGTGGAGAAGATGATCCAAGACTACCAGCACGAAATTAAAGATATTAAAGAATGCTTGGACTTTCTCCAG GCCGGTATGGAGACTCTGGAAGAGTGGAACTTTGAGCAGTACATGGACAGCATCTCCAAAAAGGCTCTGAACCTGAACATGAAGCACGTGTTGAAAGAGGGTGGCCGGGCTGGGAAAGCTCTCCTCGTCAACACTGAAAATCTCATCAACACGGTCCAGGTCCTCAGTGTAGCGGGAGGAGCAGCCAAAGCTGCCCAGGTCATAAGCGTCACCACAGGCGTCATGTCAGGTCTTTTCTTGGCCCTGGATGTCTTCTTCCTGGCTAAGGGATCACTGGAGCTACGGAAGGGGGCCAAGACAGAGTTTGCGACTAAGATCAGAGAGGTATGCAAGGAGCTACGTGATGGACTGCAAGAATTGAATTGCATCAAGCAACAGCTGCAGAAAAGCATGGATGGGGTTGAGATGGTGATGGATGAGGATgacgatgaggaggaagagaAAGAATATGAATGA
- the LOC127441994 gene encoding apolipoprotein L4-like isoform X2, giving the protein MIQKLNPFRFSSQNRTSEPLIVSAAAHTDEKTQGNPEVQTSDMPEVLLSSEGNPLDSEDDEDGLLAWWRIVEGWGEWNESTQFNEKDGEKAIEAAANRVFMAAKLFVHLLNQREVSLQQRILDLLALADAADSFHKKTVTASVGGGVASVAGSITTITGLVMAPFTFGASLIVTAVGIGVATAGGVASASANITDTVHSNTDRKKVEKMIQDYQHEIKDIKECLDFLQAGMETLEEWNFEQYMDSISKKALNLNMKHVLKEGGRAGKALLVNTENLINTVQVLSVAGGAAKAAQVISVTTGVMSGLFLALDVFFLAKGSLELRKGAKTEFATKIREVCKELRDGLQELNCIKQQLQKSMDGVEMVMDEDDDEEEEKEYE; this is encoded by the exons ATGATTCAGAAACTGAATCCATTCAGGTTTTCCTCACAG AACAGAACCAGTGAACCTCTAATTGTCTCTGCAGCAGCACACACAGATGAGAAAACACAG GGCAACCCTGAAGTTCAAACATCAGACATGCCAGAAGTTCTTTTGTCCAGTGAAGGCAACCCTCTAGATAGTGAGGAT GATGAAGATGGTTTGCTGGCTTGGTGGAGAATTGTGGAAG GTTGGGGAGAATGGAATGAGTCAACACAGTTTAATGAGAAAGATGGAGAAAA AGCAATAGAAGCAGCAGCTAACAGAGTCTTCATGGCTGCCAAACTCTTCGTTCATCTGCTCAACCAGCGGGAGGTGTCGCTACAGCAGCGGATACTTGATTTATTAGCATTAGCCGATGCGGCAGACAGCTTCCACAAGAAAACGGTAACCGCTAGCGTTGGAGGCGGGGTGGCCAGCGTAGCCGGAAGTATCACCACCATCACTGGCCTGGTGATGGCGCCCTTTACCTTTGGGGCTTCTCTTATTGTAACGGCGGTGGGCATCGGTGTTGCGACCGCAGGTGGAGTGGCATCTGCGTCTGCAAATATCACAGACACTGTTCACTCCAACACAGACAGGAAGAAGGTGGAGAAGATGATCCAAGACTACCAGCACGAAATTAAAGATATTAAAGAATGCTTGGACTTTCTCCAG GCCGGTATGGAGACTCTGGAAGAGTGGAACTTTGAGCAGTACATGGACAGCATCTCCAAAAAGGCTCTGAACCTGAACATGAAGCACGTGTTGAAAGAGGGTGGCCGGGCTGGGAAAGCTCTCCTCGTCAACACTGAAAATCTCATCAACACGGTCCAGGTCCTCAGTGTAGCGGGAGGAGCAGCCAAAGCTGCCCAGGTCATAAGCGTCACCACAGGCGTCATGTCAGGTCTTTTCTTGGCCCTGGATGTCTTCTTCCTGGCTAAGGGATCACTGGAGCTACGGAAGGGGGCCAAGACAGAGTTTGCGACTAAGATCAGAGAGGTATGCAAGGAGCTACGTGATGGACTGCAAGAATTGAATTGCATCAAGCAACAGCTGCAGAAAAGCATGGATGGGGTTGAGATGGTGATGGATGAGGATgacgatgaggaggaagagaAAGAATATGAATGA